In one window of Caballeronia sp. TF1N1 DNA:
- a CDS encoding alginate lyase family protein yields the protein MLWALACAAPSAHAAMNFCAAPAMQTSERTNADPGVKALVQMVQSHVNDQPKPLAKLHTEGTLPHEGIRDESIEAEKDLGLMRDAALAWRATGDERYLRLVDRFLFAWTTTYQPSFNPIDETNFESLILAYDLTASALPVKTRNAANAFITKMVTGYVADMDKQKRPLTGTYRNNWQSHRVKLVAMGAFTIDDRKLINAAQRLFVEHIGDNIAPDGSTVDFAERDALRYVTYDLQPLVTAALAARRHNRNWLPERAQSGATLAQALNWLTPYALGTRTHDEFVHSTVPFDAKRREAGLPGFSGQWDPKNSAELFHLAARLDGRYAPVALRLAPTPPAWLAVCLPLPAR from the coding sequence ATGCTGTGGGCGTTGGCTTGCGCCGCGCCGTCCGCGCATGCGGCGATGAATTTCTGCGCCGCGCCCGCCATGCAGACGAGCGAGCGCACCAATGCCGATCCCGGCGTGAAGGCGCTCGTGCAGATGGTGCAATCGCACGTCAACGACCAGCCGAAGCCGCTCGCGAAATTGCATACCGAAGGCACGCTGCCGCACGAAGGCATACGTGACGAGAGCATCGAAGCCGAAAAGGATCTCGGCTTGATGCGCGATGCCGCGCTCGCCTGGCGCGCGACCGGCGACGAGCGTTATCTGCGTCTCGTCGACCGCTTTCTGTTCGCGTGGACGACAACGTATCAGCCGAGTTTCAATCCGATCGACGAGACCAACTTCGAGTCGCTGATCCTCGCCTACGATCTGACCGCGAGCGCGTTGCCGGTGAAGACGCGCAACGCGGCGAACGCGTTCATCACGAAGATGGTGACGGGCTACGTCGCCGACATGGACAAGCAGAAGCGCCCGCTCACGGGCACGTATCGGAACAACTGGCAGAGTCATCGCGTGAAGCTGGTGGCGATGGGCGCATTCACCATCGACGACCGCAAGCTCATCAACGCGGCGCAGCGGCTGTTCGTCGAGCATATCGGCGACAACATCGCGCCGGATGGGTCGACCGTCGATTTCGCCGAACGCGATGCCTTGCGCTACGTCACCTACGATCTTCAGCCGCTCGTGACGGCGGCGCTGGCCGCGCGACGGCATAACCGCAACTGGCTGCCGGAGCGCGCGCAGTCGGGCGCAACGCTCGCGCAAGCGCTCAACTGGCTTACGCCTTATGCGCTCGGCACCCGCACGCATGACGAATTCGTGCATTCGACCGTGCCTTTCGATGCCAAGCGTCGCGAAGCCGGATTGCCGGGATTCTCGGGTCAGTGGGACCCGAAGAACTCGGCGGAACTCTTTCATCTCGCGGCGCGTCTCGACGGCCGTTATGCGCCGGTGGCGTTGCGGCTCGCGCCGACGCCGCCTGCGTGGCTCGCGGTGTGTCTGCCGTTGCCGGCGCGATGA
- a CDS encoding L-serine ammonia-lyase, with protein sequence MAVSVFDLFKIGIGPSSSHTVGPMRAALMFAQGLERDGLLDAVASVKCELYGSLGATGKGHGTDRGVMLGLMGDAPDTVDAGTIAPRLETVRTSRTLALLGTHKIPFTLKENIAFYRQALPEHPNGMKLHAFDASGEPLHEATYLSVGGGFVVTAGAANTAVLTAIEHLPYAFKTGDELMKMCADSGKSIAQLMWENERVWRSEDEIRAGLLRIWDVMQDCVARGCGIGNPDADGHLPGPFQVKRRAPVLYRALAGKPEQALRDPLSMMDWINLYAIAVNEENAVGGRVVTAPTNGAAGIIPAVLHYYDRFLPGSNAQGVIDFLLTAAAIGILYKMNASISGAEVGCQGEVGVACSMAAGGLAAVMGGTPAQVENAAEIGMEHNLGLTCDPVGGMVQIPCIERNAMGSVKAVNAARMAMRGDGSHYVSLDSVIKTMRETGADMKTKYKETSRGGLAVNIVEC encoded by the coding sequence ATGGCAGTCAGCGTATTCGACCTCTTCAAGATCGGCATCGGACCTTCGAGTTCACATACCGTGGGCCCGATGCGCGCCGCGCTGATGTTCGCGCAAGGGCTCGAACGCGATGGGCTGCTGGACGCGGTGGCATCGGTGAAATGCGAGCTGTACGGATCGCTCGGTGCGACGGGTAAAGGCCACGGCACGGACCGCGGCGTCATGCTCGGCTTGATGGGCGATGCCCCCGACACGGTCGATGCGGGCACCATCGCGCCGCGCCTCGAAACCGTACGCACGTCCAGGACGCTCGCGCTGCTCGGCACTCACAAGATTCCGTTCACGCTGAAGGAGAACATTGCGTTCTATCGGCAGGCGTTGCCGGAGCATCCGAACGGCATGAAGCTGCACGCATTCGATGCGAGCGGCGAGCCGTTGCACGAGGCGACATATCTGTCGGTGGGCGGCGGCTTCGTGGTGACGGCGGGCGCGGCGAACACGGCGGTGCTTACGGCCATCGAACACTTGCCCTACGCCTTCAAGACGGGCGATGAGTTGATGAAGATGTGCGCCGATTCGGGCAAGTCCATCGCGCAACTGATGTGGGAAAACGAGCGCGTGTGGCGTAGCGAGGACGAGATTCGCGCGGGCTTGTTGCGAATCTGGGACGTGATGCAGGATTGCGTCGCGCGCGGCTGCGGCATCGGCAATCCGGATGCGGATGGGCATCTGCCGGGTCCGTTCCAGGTGAAGCGGCGTGCGCCGGTGTTGTATCGCGCGCTCGCCGGCAAACCCGAGCAGGCGCTGCGCGATCCGCTATCGATGATGGACTGGATCAACCTCTACGCCATCGCCGTGAATGAAGAGAACGCGGTCGGCGGCCGAGTGGTTACGGCGCCGACGAACGGCGCGGCGGGCATCATTCCGGCGGTGCTGCATTACTACGATCGGTTTTTGCCGGGATCGAATGCGCAGGGCGTGATCGATTTTCTGCTGACGGCGGCGGCCATTGGCATCCTCTACAAGATGAATGCGTCGATTTCGGGCGCGGAAGTGGGATGTCAGGGCGAAGTGGGCGTTGCGTGCTCGATGGCCGCCGGGGGACTTGCGGCGGTGATGGGCGGCACGCCCGCGCAGGTGGAGAACGCGGCGGAAATCGGCATGGAGCACAACCTTGGGCTCACGTGCGACCCGGTGGGCGGCATGGTGCAGATTCCGTGCATCGAACGTAACGCGATGGGGTCGGTGAAGGCTGTCAACGCGGCGCGCATGGCGATGCGTGGCGATGGATCGCATTATGTTTCGCTGGATTCGGTCATTAAAACCATGCGCGAGACAGGGGCGGATATGAAGACGAAGTATAAGGAGACTTCGCGGGGTGGGTTGGCGGTGAATATCGTGGAGTGTTGA
- the flhA gene encoding flagellar biosynthesis protein FlhA, whose product MNARAGFFAKRPDALGTQNLRALAGPILICMILGMMILPLPAFLLDLLFTFNIALSVMVLLVSMYTQKPLDFAAFPAVLLFSTLLRLSLNVASTRIVLLEGHTGPDAAGQVIESFGHFLVGGNFAVGIVVFVILMIINFMVITKGAGRIAEVGARFTLDAMPGKQMAIDADLNAGLINEETAKKRRTAVAQEAEFYGSMDGASKFVRGDAIAGLLIMVINIVGGLIVGMLQHDMDFGHAATNYTLLTIGDGLVAQIPSLIISTAAGVIVSRVATEEDIGTQLTGQLFQNPRVLMITGVIIGVMGLIPGMPHFAFMLLGGGLIYAARSMNKRAEAKKKAGNVTDITPVAAAPVENAEASWDDVALIDPLGLEVGYRLIPLVDRNTDGELLKRIKGIRKKFAQEIGFLPPVIHIRDNLELRPNGYRIALKGVEVGVGEVFPGQWLAINPGQVSVTLPGPQTQDPAFGLPAVWIDTNMREQAQVYGYTVVDASTVVATHLNHLVVTHAAELLGRQEVQALLDRIGKDTPSLTEDLVPKTISLTLLQKVLQNLLDESVPIRDMRTILDAVQEHAPRLADPYELTAAVRLALGRAISQQWFPGTDDLQVMGLDPMLERVLSQALSTGANPGLEPGLAQTLMNSTQNAMLRQQNLGLPPVLLVQHSLRAMLARFLRRSLPQLKVLSYAEVPDTRNVKVVNLIGA is encoded by the coding sequence ATGAACGCGCGCGCTGGATTTTTCGCCAAACGGCCCGACGCGCTCGGCACGCAGAATTTGCGCGCGCTCGCCGGTCCGATCCTGATCTGCATGATCCTCGGCATGATGATCTTGCCGTTGCCGGCGTTCCTGCTGGATCTACTGTTCACCTTCAACATCGCGCTTTCGGTGATGGTGCTGCTCGTCAGCATGTACACACAGAAGCCGCTCGACTTCGCGGCCTTCCCCGCCGTGCTGCTGTTCTCGACGCTGCTGCGCCTGTCGCTGAACGTGGCGTCCACGCGGATCGTGCTGCTCGAAGGTCATACCGGCCCGGACGCTGCCGGTCAGGTGATCGAATCGTTCGGCCACTTTCTCGTTGGTGGCAATTTCGCCGTGGGTATCGTCGTCTTCGTGATTCTGATGATCATCAACTTCATGGTGATCACGAAGGGCGCGGGACGTATCGCGGAAGTCGGCGCGCGCTTCACTCTCGACGCGATGCCCGGCAAGCAAATGGCCATCGACGCCGACCTGAACGCCGGCCTCATCAACGAAGAAACCGCGAAGAAGCGCCGCACGGCGGTGGCGCAAGAAGCCGAGTTCTACGGTTCGATGGACGGTGCGAGCAAGTTCGTGCGCGGCGACGCGATTGCGGGCTTGCTGATCATGGTGATCAACATCGTGGGCGGGCTGATCGTCGGCATGCTTCAGCACGACATGGACTTCGGCCACGCGGCGACGAACTATACGCTCCTGACTATCGGCGATGGCCTCGTCGCGCAGATTCCTTCGCTCATCATTTCGACGGCGGCGGGCGTGATCGTGTCGCGCGTCGCGACCGAGGAAGACATCGGTACGCAGTTGACCGGCCAGTTGTTCCAGAACCCGCGCGTGTTGATGATCACGGGCGTGATCATCGGCGTGATGGGGTTGATTCCGGGCATGCCGCACTTTGCGTTCATGCTGCTCGGCGGCGGCTTGATCTACGCCGCGCGTTCGATGAACAAGCGCGCCGAAGCGAAGAAGAAAGCCGGCAACGTTACGGACATCACGCCGGTCGCGGCCGCGCCGGTGGAGAATGCCGAAGCGAGCTGGGACGATGTCGCGCTGATCGATCCGCTCGGCCTCGAAGTGGGCTACCGGCTGATTCCGCTCGTCGATCGCAATACGGATGGAGAATTGCTCAAGCGTATCAAGGGCATTCGCAAGAAGTTCGCGCAGGAAATCGGGTTTTTGCCGCCTGTCATTCATATTCGCGACAACCTGGAATTGCGGCCGAACGGCTATCGCATTGCGCTGAAGGGCGTGGAAGTGGGCGTTGGCGAGGTGTTTCCGGGACAGTGGCTCGCGATCAATCCGGGGCAGGTGTCGGTGACTTTGCCGGGCCCGCAGACGCAGGACCCGGCGTTCGGCCTGCCGGCAGTGTGGATCGACACGAATATGCGCGAACAGGCGCAGGTTTATGGCTACACGGTCGTCGATGCCAGCACGGTGGTCGCGACGCATTTGAATCATCTCGTCGTGACGCACGCGGCGGAATTGCTTGGGCGTCAGGAAGTGCAGGCGTTGCTGGATCGTATTGGCAAGGACACGCCGTCGCTCACCGAGGATCTCGTGCCGAAGACCATTTCGCTCACGCTGTTGCAGAAGGTGCTGCAAAATCTGCTCGACGAAAGCGTGCCGATTCGCGACATGCGCACCATTCTCGACGCGGTGCAGGAGCACGCGCCGCGACTCGCCGATCCGTACGAGCTTACGGCCGCGGTGCGCCTTGCGCTCGGCCGCGCGATTTCGCAGCAGTGGTTTCCGGGCACCGACGACCTTCAGGTGATGGGCCTCGATCCGATGCTGGAGCGTGTGTTGTCGCAGGCGCTTTCGACGGGCGCGAACCCCGGCCTGGAGCCGGGGCTTGCGCAGACGCTGATGAACTCGACGCAGAACGCGATGCTGCGTCAGCAGAACTTGGGCTTGCCGCCGGTGCTGCTCGTGCAGCATTCGCTACGCGCGATGCTTGCGCGGTTCCTGCGCCGAAGTCTGCCGCAGTTGAAGGTGCTTTCTTATGCGGAAGTACCGGATACGCGGAATGTGAAAGTGGTTAATTTGATTGGGGCTTGA
- a CDS encoding ISL3 family transposase — translation MTDQLFEAALGIKAPWYVQSVDFDAGKRQLTIAVNFVAGSRFGYASVAGEHPVHDTQIKRLRHLNFFQHECYLEVRVPRVRLPDGSVRLVEPDWVGQLSGFTLLFEALVMMLAQQMPFAAVARIVNLSWHRVHAICSRYVELALASADLSEVTTVAIDETSYRRGHEYLTLVADMQARRVVFVTTGKDASTIERFAAYLGQHGGKPEQVGPVSIDMSPAFIKGVNEHLPDARLTFDKFHVVAHASKALDTVRRQQQKVDPELKGMRWTLLKDANRLNLAQLTELEALVSQYTTSRTARAWLYREQLRDILERKQINVVSEMLQQWCTNVMRSKVEPMKDVVRLIRRHFDGIVAWTQTRQTNGFIEAINGLFQAAKRKARGYARFETMRTVLFLIAGKLDFSAFNSHAR, via the coding sequence ATGACGGACCAACTGTTTGAAGCCGCGCTGGGAATCAAGGCCCCGTGGTACGTACAAAGCGTCGACTTTGATGCCGGCAAACGCCAGCTCACGATTGCGGTGAACTTCGTCGCGGGCAGCCGGTTCGGTTATGCCAGCGTCGCCGGCGAGCACCCGGTGCACGACACGCAAATCAAGCGTCTGCGCCATCTGAATTTCTTCCAGCACGAGTGCTATCTGGAAGTACGGGTGCCGCGCGTGCGCTTGCCGGACGGCTCGGTACGGTTGGTGGAACCTGATTGGGTCGGCCAACTCAGCGGCTTCACGTTGCTGTTCGAGGCGCTCGTGATGATGCTCGCTCAGCAGATGCCGTTTGCTGCCGTGGCGCGCATCGTCAACCTGTCGTGGCACCGGGTTCACGCCATCTGCTCGCGCTATGTGGAACTGGCGCTCGCATCGGCGGACCTGTCGGAGGTGACGACAGTGGCGATTGATGAAACCTCTTACCGGCGCGGTCACGAGTATCTGACACTGGTGGCCGACATGCAGGCGCGGCGGGTCGTGTTCGTGACGACCGGCAAGGATGCCAGCACGATTGAACGCTTCGCCGCCTATCTGGGCCAACACGGTGGCAAGCCCGAACAGGTCGGCCCGGTCAGCATCGACATGTCGCCAGCTTTCATCAAGGGAGTCAACGAACATCTGCCCGATGCACGGCTGACCTTCGACAAGTTTCACGTCGTCGCGCACGCGTCCAAGGCGCTCGATACAGTGCGTCGCCAACAACAGAAGGTCGACCCGGAACTTAAAGGCATGCGCTGGACGCTGCTGAAAGACGCGAATAGGCTCAATCTGGCTCAACTGACTGAGCTCGAGGCGCTCGTCAGCCAGTACACTACCAGCCGCACGGCACGCGCCTGGCTGTATCGCGAGCAACTGCGAGATATTCTCGAACGCAAGCAAATCAATGTCGTCTCCGAGATGTTGCAACAGTGGTGCACCAACGTCATGCGCTCGAAGGTCGAACCGATGAAGGACGTGGTGCGATTGATTCGCCGACACTTCGACGGCATCGTCGCCTGGACCCAGACCCGCCAGACCAACGGCTTCATCGAAGCCATCAACGGACTGTTTCAGGCCGCCAAGCGCAAGGCACGCGGATACGCTCGCTTCGAAACCATGCGAACGGTCCTGTTTCTTATCGCAGGCAAACTCGACTTCTCCGCATTCAACTCGCATGCCCGCTGA
- the flhB gene encoding flagellar biosynthesis protein FlhB gives MAEESDLEKTESATPRRLEKAREEGQVARSRELASFALLAAGFFGVWGLSGPIYGHLQGILRGAFTFNHENVLDTHQMMIGAANASKEGMLAMLPVLALTAAAALAAPMALGGWLITTKPLAPNFGRLNPISGLGKMFSSNGPIQLGMSMLKTVVVGGMAGSAMWSRKAEVLGLLTKPLDLALADAMHLLFVCCGMAIGGLFLVAAVDVPYQLYSHAKKLRMSKEEVKREHKESEGDPHVKGRIRAQQRAAARRRMMQAIPTADVIVTNPTHFAVALKYADGEMRAPKVVAKGVDLVAARIRELGREHNVPLLEAPPLARALYHNVEINREIPGALYGAVAQVLAWVYQLRRYREDGGAKPDDPSDLEVPKELDKGSVSDADAEQEAADVLGADDTSNGAAA, from the coding sequence GTGGCAGAAGAAAGCGATCTCGAAAAAACCGAATCAGCCACTCCCAGGCGCCTCGAAAAGGCGCGGGAGGAAGGCCAGGTTGCGCGCTCGCGGGAACTCGCATCGTTCGCGCTCCTCGCGGCGGGATTTTTCGGGGTATGGGGTTTGTCGGGTCCGATCTACGGTCATCTGCAAGGCATTCTGCGCGGCGCGTTCACCTTCAATCACGAGAACGTGCTCGATACTCACCAGATGATGATCGGCGCCGCCAACGCCAGCAAGGAAGGCATGCTCGCCATGCTGCCGGTGCTCGCGCTCACCGCCGCCGCCGCGCTCGCCGCACCCATGGCGCTCGGCGGCTGGCTCATCACCACGAAGCCGCTTGCCCCGAACTTCGGCCGGCTCAATCCGATCAGCGGCCTCGGCAAGATGTTCTCGTCGAACGGTCCGATCCAGCTCGGCATGTCGATGCTGAAAACCGTGGTCGTCGGCGGCATGGCGGGCTCGGCCATGTGGAGCCGCAAGGCCGAAGTGCTCGGTCTTTTGACCAAGCCGCTCGACCTCGCGCTCGCCGACGCCATGCATCTGCTGTTCGTGTGCTGCGGCATGGCCATCGGCGGCCTCTTTCTCGTCGCCGCCGTCGATGTGCCGTATCAGCTTTATTCGCACGCGAAGAAGCTGCGCATGAGCAAGGAAGAAGTGAAGCGCGAACACAAGGAAAGCGAAGGCGACCCGCACGTGAAGGGCCGCATCCGTGCGCAACAACGCGCCGCCGCCCGGCGCCGCATGATGCAGGCAATTCCGACCGCCGATGTCATCGTCACCAACCCGACGCACTTCGCCGTCGCGCTCAAATACGCCGATGGCGAAATGCGCGCGCCGAAGGTCGTCGCCAAGGGTGTGGATCTGGTGGCCGCGCGTATCCGCGAATTGGGCCGCGAGCATAACGTGCCGCTGCTCGAAGCGCCGCCGCTTGCGCGTGCGCTCTATCACAACGTGGAAATCAACCGCGAGATTCCAGGCGCGCTGTACGGCGCTGTCGCGCAGGTGCTGGCGTGGGTTTATCAGCTGCGCCGGTATCGCGAAGACGGCGGCGCCAAGCCGGACGATCCGTCCGATCTCGAAGTACCGAAAGAACTCGACAAGGGCAGCGTCTCCGACGCCGATGCCGAACAAGAAGCCGCCGACGTACTCGGCGCCGATGACACCTCGAATGGAGCCGCAGCATGA